TGGAGAACAATTCTACATAATGAACTAAATAATTGTTATAATAGAACAATAAAATCCAATGTATTACAGCTttgtcttggtgtgtgtgtgtgtgtgtgtgtgtgtgtgttagcgtgtatgtgtgactgtttgatGTGTGCGAGTATGTGCGTGTCCTTACCACTGCTGCGATGTCGATTTGATAATATCTGAACCTGTCCACTGGAAAGACCATGGTGTTGTTCTTCATGTTGAGTGTGATGGTGGCGAGAGGAACCGAAGCACTGAGATAGAACATAGCTGCCAGGAGGTGGTACACAAAGtcctacacacacgcacacagaaaaCTAACTTTAGTAAATGTAGTTAAATGAGTGATTTCTGTAATGCACACTTACATATTAAATATCAAGTgttgacacagacacacacacacacacacacacacacatatacacacacataaagactTTTTAATTTCAGCCTCTTCCTTTATATGTGGGTTAGATTTAACACTCAACCTAGATACATCATCCCTCATGActaactacatttacattagcTACTGGTACTACATACCACTAACGAGGTGTTTGGTGTTTGTTGAAGGGTGGGTATTGAGTTCTTCTAGCAGAGAAGAGCTACAGAATGTTTAAAAGGTGGAAGAAACAGAAGGGCAATGTTTGAGGGAAAGGGTCTGGAAACTCCAGTTATGTTCAAAAGTTAATGTGTTGTTTGTAAaagcacaataaaaataatctgttcAAAGCGGGTCTCTGTATTAGTCAAAAACAAGCTCAGAGAGACAACATATTTTGACCTAGCCATTATTTacttaacaaaaatgaaaccaaaaagagggaaaaacatGAGtacaatactaagtaccccatTACTGATTGCACAGgttttaagagggtaagttgcagccaggtgctgcggATCATCAGCCATTCATAATTTCCATACTTCTATGAAtgcagaagttttggcagtttccTGGTCTGAAGCATTCAGATGTCAAGAGGTAAGGACATAAGCTATGAACTTAGAGAAGCAAATGTTTCTGCACATTCATCTGgaaataaaaccatttccaaacaatttggagttcaacaCTTATTcacattcaagacagttgccaaaATGACCATGTAATGGtcaaagaaatacataaaaaaaacaagagctacaTGTCAGACcttacaggcctcactgagcattttaaatgttaaagtatatGAGAGAACAATTGGAAGACGACTGAACAAGTGCAGTTTGTTTGGAAGGTTTGGCAGGAGAAACCTCTTCTGTCCAAAAAGAACAAGCACGACTGAGGTTCAAACCAATACCAAAATATCATCAAGGCAAATATGAGGCCACCTGTCCGACAGCTACCTGTGGAAATTGCGTCATGCGACAGGAAAATGATCCGAAGCACACCAGTAGCTCTAAATTAGAATggctgtaaaataaaagaatgaaggTGTTCGAAttgcctagtcaaagtccagacctcaacccaaaaTGCTGTGGTGGGGCCTTGAGAAACCCGTCCATAAGCGAATGCCCAAAAACTAAAACGAAGAACAAAATTAACtaagagactgataaagtcatacaggaaacgattatttcaagttattgctgctaaaggtgtaTCTGCAAGCTACTGAATCATGGGCGTACTTtgtattgcccacatgtttttgttcttttagttatatactgtaaataattacactgtacaaaatgttgttgttcatctgatgatttattatgatgtttttacacaaaaacacttcaGAGGAGATTGTGTTTAGCCAGGCCATCTAGTCTAGAGTTCAAGACAGTTGATTCAGAAATAAGATAAGGTTTGTGTTGTAACAAACATGGTGCAACTAAGATTGAGTTGAAAACAAATTTAGACACATTTAATACGCCCATTAAACCCTGGCCatgatttatatttactttgAAAACACTCGTGTTTCCACAAATGAGACAACTAATTGACATAAACTGACAGAAACTTTATGTCAACACTACAAAATCAGAAATGCAAAAGTCACTGGACTGCCGAAGCAACAGAACCGTGTAGACAGTACACATAACCAGATGTCTACCTTATAACCAGcatataaaattacaaaaactcAGAACACCTTAACATAAAGCTCAGGAACCTGATTTGTGCAGCTGCATAACTCAACTCTGATTACGTTAACATCAATAAATACTATTTAATACAAAACAGtgcttttaatatttacatttcccAGTTTGAATCAAAATGGCagtatgtgtcaaaataatatatataatatataaaaaatataccgcaccagtgtatttatttacagtgaaacctcggtgttccgcaagacgagcaatttttttttcattttaaattttgacttggaaaatgaacaagtcttgttcgagtaccgagtatcatgtatcacgcatgtgcttcttgttttgatgccaagagtcacgtgatcacaactgagcgaacgttttttctctctcttgcgctgccgaattgtgggtaattgccTGCCCTGCTAGGTCTTAGtgtgcatctcttactggtataatcaacatcagtGCACCTGTGTACTTTACTGTTaactacaacactgtgaccatgtgtgtgtgcgtaaaacatattttactttgtttctgtatgcatgtgtgtacagcgggtttaaaacaaaagaaagtctAATTAGAgatgttaaaaatccatttcctCCCTTTGCTCAAGGCTTAGtctgctctttgcctgctgtgtgtctgtgtctgagACCCCTTCCACTTTCGCCTTTCACaagtgtgaaaagagtggaggaagggtaattgtgtaagacaagaagaggaagagaggagcttactttacacacacacagagcgcctgcgtgcacaaatggaaacacttatctgttgggatttatttttactttttttaaaggtaacgtgcaggttaatttgttttatttttactttctattttgtgttaataatttttataggtttttttggggggtgtggaatgaataatttgagtttccattatttcttataaaaaaaattaaatttgctttacgagtgttttggaatatgagcccacttccggaacgaattatgctcgtaatccaaggttccattgtatttattattaacattattgaCAAGGAAAGAGTTTCTCTGGAGATATTCTTGCTAAGTGAATattatgataatgatgatgatgcgtggtgtatgtgtgtgtgtgttagtgcttATGCTCACCGCAGTGGCCCAGGCTCCTTTGTTCTTATGTGCTCCACAGGCGAAAATAATGAGCCACAAGAAGGTCATGACAAAACAGAACACGGAGACGAACATCACCCAGCCCTGAGGGTTCTCCGGCTGCACATAAGTTGAGGCCACCAGGATCCATACCAAGCCACCGAATATCTAaggcacacacatgtacatacacacacaactagTTAAGTGTGCACTACAAACTTCAAATTATTACTCATTATTTTCTGGTGGAACCTGTCAGGTGCTTTTCATTAAGTCCCCACCTAAATTTATAGAAAAAAGGGTTCTTTAggcttaattaattttaaaattaattaataattaaggtTCATTATAATTTGTAGGATTGGAAATTACCCAATACGATATTATTATGACACCTGGGTGtcgatttaatttgtattgcgattctgtaagtatcaagcttttatacacatcccgatttgatcattttttccccagatgtgtatgtgtgtgtgtgtttgtgtgtaagtcatcctacacagtagccccctccctcACCCTcttctctcgcacacacacacacacacacacacacacacacactcacacaaacactgctCTTGCGTTATTCTTTGcagttaaatttgttttatttttactttacagcagtgatacagcagattccgttagtgtgtgtgcgcgctcgagtgtcattagagaggttccttgtaaAAGAAGTTTTGCGATAgcagtgtttagtgtgtgtgtgtctgtgaaggtttATTcccacacagtagccccctGTAGCTACTGTGTGAGTCGAGAGGAGGGAGGTAGTAGGAAGTGGTTCTTCACAGTAACCCCCCTCCCTTCTCTCGTCTTACTTCAGCTTCAGACACACATGCGCGCgttcgtgcacacacacaaatggaaacactgctctgtcgggattctttttaaaggtaaagtacaaTACATAAATTacagaatcatttttaaattattttggagttagtgtggcaatacatgaattgccactcAAAAGAATGACGATATATTATTGAATTGATTTTTCCTCCATCTCTAATTATTAGCATTCCCCTTAAAGAGTTCAAGGTAGGATTTCTTTCCCATAAACTCTCACTCAGTATAAAGGTTcctcatttgtcttttttttttttaatataaaggttacttatttatcatttaatcaAGGGTTCTCTGCTGCCCAAAAGGGGGCCCTGTTTGGTAGAGTTCTTTCTAATAACCCATAAAGGATCTAAGTAAGTTTTCtaagtattttgtttttaacaagagacataaataaattgtaGATATCTCCAGAGTAATAATGTGTGtaataatcacaaaaataaataaaatgaactaaagCTCTGTGATGTAACACTAGAACAGTGTTAAAATGTAAACGCTTCAGGATCAGgctacactaaacacacactcatgcatttaaacacatgcatgcaaggatactgtacacacaccacaccatgTAATATCATCTTATTACTGAACAGCATTGTGAACATACACACaacagtattaataataaatgtgtctCACATACtctattttgtatttttcacaAACAAAAACCCTAAAACCTCAAAAAATGTCAGTAAAATACTCTGAAACTCATTTCGCCAGGAATTAGGATCAACTCTATCGTGCTGCGTTTATCTTCATAGCACATGATGCTGTCAGTAATTAGATCAACAGAAAACAAACCCTAACCCACATGAAACTAAATCCTCACACTTGCTAGCACTCTGATGCCACGCCCTGAGGACGATCCACACACCTTGCCATGCTGCTCACTTTCTCAGCTCTGAAGGTTAAAGCATAGTTGTCATAAAAGCTTGGAGTGGGATTCTGAAAA
This genomic stretch from Clarias gariepinus isolate MV-2021 ecotype Netherlands chromosome 13, CGAR_prim_01v2, whole genome shotgun sequence harbors:
- the LOC128536103 gene encoding myelin and lymphocyte protein-like; the protein is MAAATVQSMANLPSGIGICTTAPEIFYLPELIFGGLVWILVASTYVQPENPQGWVMFVSVFCFVMTFLWLIIFACGAHKNKGAWATADFVYHLLAAMFYLSASVPLATITLNMKNNTMVFPVDRFRYYQIDIAAVVFSYTATLFYFVHCILSAIRWKSF